A genomic segment from Flavobacterium inviolabile encodes:
- a CDS encoding fumarylacetoacetate hydrolase family protein — MKIICIGRNYTEHIAELQNERPTEPVIFLKPDTAILLKQAPFFIPEFSDDVHHEVEIVVKISKVGKYIDAKFAHKYYNEIGLGIDFTARDLQAKLKEKGLPWEKAKAFDGSAVVGDFLPKSEFNSLENITFELTSNGQTVQKGNTSHMLWKIDELIAYASQYFTLKTGDLLFTGTPAGVAKVKADDVLEGFIEGKQMFRIQVK; from the coding sequence ATGAAAATCATCTGTATCGGAAGAAATTACACCGAACATATAGCGGAATTACAAAACGAACGTCCAACGGAACCGGTTATTTTCTTAAAACCGGATACGGCAATTTTGTTGAAGCAGGCACCTTTTTTTATCCCGGAATTTAGCGATGATGTACACCATGAAGTAGAAATTGTCGTAAAAATCAGTAAGGTGGGAAAATATATTGATGCCAAATTTGCGCACAAATATTATAATGAAATCGGACTGGGAATTGATTTTACCGCAAGAGATCTGCAGGCAAAACTGAAAGAAAAAGGATTGCCGTGGGAAAAAGCCAAAGCTTTTGACGGTTCGGCGGTTGTCGGAGATTTTTTGCCAAAAAGTGAATTTAATTCACTGGAAAATATTACATTTGAATTAACCAGTAACGGCCAGACAGTACAAAAAGGAAATACCAGTCACATGTTGTGGAAAATTGACGAACTCATTGCTTATGCGTCGCAATATTTTACATTGAAAACGGGTGACCTGCTTTTTACAGGAACACCTGCGGGAGTTGCAAAAGTAAAGGCAGATGATGTACTGGAAGGCTTTATAGAAGGAAAACAAATGTTTAGAATACAAGTAAAATAA
- a CDS encoding Hpt domain-containing protein, giving the protein MAIHYNLSKVYEISDNDAEFAQQIIHLFVEEIPNEVKLIKEGIEDKDFVKTYSAAHKIKPTLDLMGMDLAYDENLQIMEWTKSQGKKKEIKEVFKSLKEHVDNTLKEIRKDYNL; this is encoded by the coding sequence ATGGCAATACATTATAACTTATCTAAAGTTTACGAAATTTCAGACAATGATGCCGAGTTTGCTCAGCAAATCATTCACCTGTTCGTAGAAGAAATCCCAAACGAGGTAAAACTGATCAAAGAAGGTATAGAGGACAAGGACTTTGTGAAAACATACAGTGCTGCTCATAAAATAAAACCTACTTTGGATCTGATGGGAATGGATCTGGCTTATGACGAAAACCTTCAGATTATGGAGTGGACAAAATCACAAGGCAAAAAGAAAGAAATAAAAGAAGTATTCAAAAGCCTTAAAGAGCATGTTGATAATACTTTAAAAGAAATTAGAAAAGATTATAACTTATAG
- a CDS encoding competence/damage-inducible protein A, with protein sequence MKASIVTIGDEILIGQVVDTNSSFIAKALEKIGVKVHEMQSVSDDRQHILQTLSQLEKNVDIVIITGGLGPTKDDITKKTLCEYFGDELVVDQNVLAHVVDIIERAFNRPASQINKDQALVLSKSTVLFNKVGTAPGTWMERNETVFISLPGVPYEMKYLMENEVIPRLITRFKRPYIVHKTILTYGVGESLLAERIEHWEDNLPEFIKLAYLPSPGRVRLRLSASGLDEFLLHREIKSQIEKLELIIKNDIVGYDDEETLEVVLGKLLTERNLTIGTAESCTGGSVAATLTSVAGSSAYFKGGIVSYATEAKINLLGIPSEVIEKHSVVSEAVALEMAARAQKILNVDYAIATTGNAGPAKGESDASVGTVFIGIATPEGVYAEEFNFGQPREKVVDRAVNKALEKIYKEILKN encoded by the coding sequence ATGAAAGCCAGTATTGTTACCATAGGAGACGAGATCCTGATCGGACAGGTTGTCGATACCAATTCGTCCTTTATTGCAAAAGCATTAGAGAAAATAGGTGTTAAAGTACATGAAATGCAGTCGGTTTCCGATGACAGGCAGCATATACTGCAGACCCTTTCCCAGTTGGAAAAAAACGTGGATATCGTAATCATCACCGGAGGATTAGGACCAACAAAAGACGATATCACTAAAAAAACGCTTTGTGAATATTTTGGCGATGAACTGGTAGTAGACCAGAATGTGCTCGCACATGTAGTGGATATCATCGAAAGAGCGTTTAACAGACCGGCTTCACAGATCAATAAAGATCAGGCATTGGTACTGTCTAAAAGCACGGTGCTTTTCAATAAAGTAGGGACGGCTCCCGGTACGTGGATGGAACGCAATGAAACCGTTTTTATTTCCCTTCCCGGAGTGCCTTATGAGATGAAATACCTGATGGAAAATGAAGTGATTCCGAGGTTGATAACGCGTTTTAAAAGGCCGTATATCGTTCATAAAACCATATTGACCTATGGTGTGGGCGAAAGCCTTCTGGCGGAACGGATCGAGCATTGGGAAGACAATCTGCCGGAATTTATTAAACTGGCATACCTGCCCAGCCCGGGACGTGTACGCCTTCGCCTGTCGGCTTCCGGTTTGGATGAATTTTTACTGCACCGGGAAATCAAGAGCCAGATTGAAAAACTGGAACTGATCATAAAAAATGACATTGTCGGTTATGACGATGAGGAAACACTGGAAGTTGTTTTAGGAAAACTGCTGACAGAACGAAACCTGACCATTGGCACGGCAGAAAGCTGTACCGGAGGAAGCGTTGCCGCAACCTTAACATCGGTTGCCGGTTCTTCGGCCTATTTTAAAGGTGGTATCGTGAGTTATGCAACAGAAGCAAAAATAAACCTGCTGGGAATACCTTCGGAGGTTATCGAAAAGCATTCCGTGGTTAGTGAGGCAGTCGCGTTGGAAATGGCAGCCAGAGCTCAGAAAATTCTGAATGTGGATTATGCCATTGCAACAACCGGAAATGCCGGTCCGGCTAAGGGAGAATCGGATGCCAGTGTGGGTACGGTTTTTATCGGAATAGCGACTCCTGAAGGTGTTTATGCTGAAGAATTTAACTTTGGGCAACCGCGGGAAAAGGTTGTAGACAGGGCGGTGAATAAAGCTTTAGAAAAAATTTATAAAGAAATTTTAAAAAACTAA
- the rpmB gene encoding 50S ribosomal protein L28, whose amino-acid sequence MSRVCELTGKRAMVGNNVSHAMNKTKRKFSVNLVKKRFYIPEEDRWVTLRVSTAALKTINKNGIAAVLKEAKANGFVK is encoded by the coding sequence ATGTCAAGAGTTTGTGAACTTACAGGTAAAAGAGCGATGGTAGGAAACAATGTTTCTCACGCTATGAATAAAACCAAAAGAAAATTTAGCGTTAACTTAGTTAAGAAACGTTTCTACATTCCTGAAGAAGACAGATGGGTTACTTTACGAGTGTCTACTGCTGCTTTAAAAACAATTAATAAAAATGGTATCGCTGCGGTTTTGAAAGAAGCTAAAGCTAACGGATTTGTAAAATAA
- the rpmG gene encoding 50S ribosomal protein L33, whose translation MAKKGNRIQVILECTEHKASGVPGTSRYISTKNKKNTPDRLEIKKFNPILKRVTVHKEIK comes from the coding sequence ATGGCAAAGAAAGGTAATAGAATTCAGGTAATTTTAGAATGTACTGAACACAAAGCTTCTGGGGTTCCTGGAACTTCAAGATACATTAGTACTAAAAACAAAAAAAATACTCCAGACAGATTAGAGATTAAAAAGTTCAATCCAATTTTGAAGAGAGTAACTGTTCATAAAGAAATTAAATAA
- a CDS encoding DUF4295 domain-containing protein: MAKKTVATLQTASKRLTKAIKMVKSPKTGAYTFVESVMSPEDVDNFLKKK; this comes from the coding sequence ATGGCAAAGAAAACCGTAGCAACTTTACAAACAGCTTCAAAAAGATTAACTAAGGCTATCAAAATGGTAAAATCACCTAAAACTGGTGCTTACACTTTTGTTGAGTCAGTAATGTCTCCTGAGGATGTGGATAATTTCTTAAAAAAGAAATAA
- the ftsY gene encoding signal recognition particle-docking protein FtsY: protein MNFFKKIFSSEKKETLDKGLEKTKTSFFSKLTKAVAGKSKVDDEVLDNLEEILVSSDVGVNTTLKIIERIEERVSRDKYLGTDELNGILREEIAGLLSETNSGEASEFEIPANKKPYVIMVVGVNGVGKTTTIGKLAYQFKKAGHKVVLGAADTFRAAAIDQLQVWADRVGVPIVRQQMGSDPASVAFDTLQSAVSQNADVVIIDTAGRLHNKVGLMNELTKVKRVMQKVLDDAPHDVLLVLDGSTGQNAFEQAKQFTAATEVSCLAVTKLDGTAKGGVVIGISDQFQIPVKYIGVGEGIEDLQVFNKFEFVDSFFK from the coding sequence ATGAATTTTTTTAAAAAAATATTTTCATCAGAAAAAAAAGAGACCTTAGATAAAGGGCTTGAAAAAACAAAAACATCTTTCTTTTCCAAGCTTACCAAAGCGGTAGCAGGAAAATCGAAAGTAGATGATGAGGTTTTGGATAATCTGGAAGAGATTCTGGTTTCTTCGGATGTCGGGGTAAATACGACCCTGAAAATTATAGAAAGAATTGAAGAACGTGTTTCCCGCGATAAGTATTTAGGAACAGATGAATTAAACGGAATTCTTAGAGAAGAAATTGCCGGTTTGTTATCGGAAACGAATTCGGGAGAAGCCAGTGAATTTGAAATACCGGCAAACAAGAAACCTTATGTGATCATGGTGGTGGGTGTGAACGGTGTTGGAAAAACAACGACTATAGGGAAACTGGCCTACCAGTTTAAAAAAGCCGGACACAAGGTGGTTTTAGGTGCTGCCGATACCTTCCGTGCAGCAGCAATTGACCAGTTACAGGTTTGGGCAGACAGAGTGGGGGTGCCCATCGTAAGACAGCAAATGGGAAGTGATCCGGCATCGGTAGCTTTCGATACGCTGCAATCGGCGGTTTCACAAAATGCCGATGTGGTTATTATTGATACAGCTGGTCGTTTGCACAATAAAGTAGGATTAATGAACGAACTGACCAAAGTGAAACGCGTTATGCAAAAAGTACTGGACGATGCTCCTCATGATGTTTTACTGGTTTTAGACGGTTCTACCGGACAAAATGCTTTCGAGCAGGCAAAACAGTTCACGGCAGCTACTGAGGTTTCCTGCCTGGCCGTTACCAAACTGGACGGAACGGCAAAAGGAGGAGTGGTTATCGGTATCTCCGATCAGTTCCAGATTCCTGTAAAATATATTGGTGTTGGTGAAGGAATTGAAGATTTACAGGTGTTTAATAAATTTGAATTTGTAGACTCATTTTTCAAATAA
- a CDS encoding serine hydrolase domain-containing protein, which produces MKRIFLTVFTAISLMSCSADNEAVSDTTPVVPVTPGESMYFPPVTSGSTVWETRSLAELGWNNNAVQPLLDYLNQKHSKSFIILVNGRIVMEQYFNGHTATANWYWASAGKTLTATMTGIAQQEGLLNINNKVSDYLNTGWTSAPLAKENLITNRHLLTMTSGLDDAANGDCVTPDCLTYTADAGTRWAYDNVYVKLQDVVAAASHTSFSSYFNTRLRDKIGMNGMWINTSDGLSVYWSTTRSMARFGLLMLNKGRWNTDPILNETYFNEATNTSQNINLAYGYLWWLNGKSSYHLPQSQLQLPGSIIPSAPADMVMALGKNDQKIYIIPSRKMVVIRMGDAADGSNMALSDFDEVLWQKIKALYE; this is translated from the coding sequence ATGAAAAGAATTTTCCTTACTGTTTTTACGGCAATCAGCTTGATGAGCTGCAGTGCTGATAATGAAGCCGTTTCCGATACTACACCTGTTGTTCCGGTTACTCCGGGCGAAAGCATGTATTTCCCGCCTGTAACCTCCGGGAGCACCGTTTGGGAAACCAGGAGCCTGGCAGAGCTGGGCTGGAACAATAACGCCGTACAGCCGCTTTTGGATTATTTAAATCAAAAGCACAGCAAATCGTTTATTATACTTGTAAACGGACGAATCGTGATGGAACAGTATTTCAACGGTCATACCGCTACGGCAAACTGGTATTGGGCAAGTGCCGGCAAAACCCTTACGGCAACGATGACCGGAATTGCACAACAGGAAGGTTTGCTGAACATCAACAATAAAGTATCCGATTATCTGAATACCGGATGGACCAGCGCCCCATTGGCTAAAGAGAATTTAATTACCAACAGGCATCTGCTTACCATGACATCCGGACTGGACGATGCTGCCAATGGCGATTGTGTTACTCCCGATTGTTTAACCTATACTGCCGATGCCGGAACGCGATGGGCTTATGACAATGTATATGTAAAATTGCAGGATGTGGTCGCTGCCGCTTCCCATACCTCTTTCAGCAGTTATTTCAATACCAGACTCCGGGATAAAATCGGGATGAACGGAATGTGGATCAACACCAGCGACGGACTGAGCGTTTACTGGAGCACTACCCGAAGCATGGCACGCTTTGGTTTACTGATGCTGAATAAAGGCAGGTGGAATACCGATCCGATTTTAAACGAAACTTATTTTAACGAGGCAACCAATACCTCTCAAAACATCAACCTAGCTTATGGTTATTTGTGGTGGCTGAATGGAAAATCAAGCTATCATTTACCGCAAAGCCAGCTGCAGCTGCCGGGAAGTATTATTCCTTCCGCACCGGCAGATATGGTAATGGCACTGGGTAAAAACGATCAGAAAATATACATCATCCCTTCCAGGAAGATGGTTGTTATCCGGATGGGCGATGCCGCCGATGGCAGCAATATGGCCTTATCGGATTTTGACGAGGTATTATGGCAAAAAATAAAAGCGTTATATGAATAA
- a CDS encoding lipocalin family protein, producing MKKIISSLLICLVFTACNQKIEDTDIAKINGYWEIEKAVMPDGSSKEYSINPTIDYFEIKNNKGFRKKVMPQLDGTYLVSELDEKVAIVKEDKHVYLKYTTAYAKWKEELVKISDEELVLKNEHDMEYHYKKATSFSIK from the coding sequence ATGAAAAAAATAATTTCGTCATTGCTGATTTGTTTGGTTTTTACAGCTTGTAACCAAAAAATTGAAGATACAGATATCGCCAAAATTAACGGCTATTGGGAAATCGAGAAAGCGGTCATGCCGGACGGAAGCAGTAAAGAATATTCAATTAATCCTACTATTGATTATTTTGAGATAAAGAACAACAAGGGATTTCGTAAAAAAGTGATGCCGCAGCTTGACGGGACTTACCTGGTGAGTGAACTGGATGAAAAAGTAGCTATTGTAAAAGAAGATAAGCATGTATATTTAAAGTATACTACGGCTTATGCGAAATGGAAGGAAGAACTGGTAAAAATATCCGATGAGGAACTGGTTCTTAAGAATGAGCATGATATGGAATACCATTACAAAAAAGCGACTTCATTTTCAATTAAATAA
- a CDS encoding DUF721 domain-containing protein: MAKRFNEESPIGDVLKQFIQDNRLQSGMDKIDVRDAWKNLMGNGVNNYTTEIALKGTTLYVALSSAVLREELSYGKEKIIAMINEELRKDLVKDLVLR, translated from the coding sequence ATGGCGAAACGATTTAATGAAGAATCTCCGATAGGGGATGTTTTAAAGCAGTTCATTCAGGATAACCGCTTGCAGTCCGGGATGGATAAGATTGATGTAAGGGATGCCTGGAAAAACCTGATGGGTAACGGTGTAAACAACTATACTACAGAAATAGCCTTAAAAGGAACAACCTTGTATGTTGCCCTTTCTTCGGCAGTGCTTAGGGAAGAGCTGAGCTACGGAAAAGAAAAGATTATCGCAATGATCAACGAGGAATTGCGGAAAGACCTGGTGAAAGACTTGGTATTACGATAA
- a CDS encoding amidohydrolase encodes MNQHESIHHGCTHCSCNSPILKTLEQDLFSPSQIAKLSENRDLAIAPESESLVIHGGTIRPLINGKMDTVEAIGIHDGKVVAVGTLQSVTDTMNSNGITHKTKKLKKQQTLLPGLIEPHVHIVPSALTGSWLDLGPYKGQDLRKVYDKTWLSKQIKAYIKKHQTKLSIGSWILGCGVDPALMPFQKSDVPGGLNQLITFDCDYLDTIVRDYPLFMTSASMHTAYVNTKALKIVYEKNEAALKPTYPTFEDYKAKTNGQLQEEVGIAPALKSIPSFQIAEAALSIFRNLNEQFETAVSRGITFMYDAGMNALQKTILETYLTFHQRKVRIGAAQTITSKEIDSLATYVPVQNYEDVYYGSIKIISDGSNQGLTGYQSEKYCCNPDNNYGAFNFPESDPHPKELPDDYRTLVKRIVSEKEWPLMIHANGDVAVAYAIEVYRDAFKDASDKKKVITDRMHRIEHCSILTDDQIKDMKDLGIVPSFLIGHVGYWGYAFREAIFEDKAEKLDLCKSALNAGLRITLHTDHSVSPLGPLRLMEQSITRIMEGSPASYPDNVLNPKERLTVEEALLAVTYDAAWQCHADKWVGSLQEGYFADFVILEEDPLLLNIAYKKLRNIPVLETWKGGTSVYKKTKKAAMAF; translated from the coding sequence ATGAATCAGCACGAAAGCATTCATCATGGTTGCACCCATTGCTCCTGCAACAGCCCTATTCTTAAAACTTTAGAGCAGGATTTATTCAGCCCGTCACAAATTGCCAAACTTTCCGAAAACCGGGATCTGGCTATTGCCCCTGAATCGGAATCATTAGTAATTCACGGCGGTACGATCAGACCATTGATCAACGGAAAGATGGATACCGTAGAAGCTATCGGGATTCATGACGGAAAAGTGGTTGCTGTGGGTACTTTACAATCGGTAACAGACACGATGAATTCCAACGGAATCACTCATAAGACTAAAAAATTAAAAAAACAGCAGACTTTATTACCCGGCCTGATCGAACCCCATGTACATATAGTTCCTTCTGCCCTAACCGGAAGCTGGCTGGATCTGGGTCCTTATAAAGGTCAGGATCTGAGAAAGGTTTACGACAAAACCTGGCTGAGCAAACAAATAAAAGCGTACATCAAAAAGCATCAGACCAAGCTTTCCATAGGCAGCTGGATTTTAGGATGCGGTGTGGACCCGGCATTAATGCCTTTTCAGAAAAGTGATGTTCCCGGCGGACTGAATCAGCTGATTACTTTCGACTGTGATTATCTGGACACCATTGTACGCGATTATCCGCTATTCATGACCAGTGCTTCGATGCATACGGCTTATGTGAACACCAAAGCGTTAAAGATTGTATATGAAAAAAATGAAGCGGCCTTAAAACCCACTTATCCTACTTTTGAAGATTATAAAGCCAAAACAAACGGGCAGCTTCAGGAAGAGGTGGGTATCGCACCGGCTTTAAAGAGCATACCGTCCTTTCAGATAGCCGAAGCCGCCTTATCGATCTTCCGCAACCTGAACGAGCAGTTCGAAACAGCTGTTTCAAGAGGTATTACGTTTATGTATGATGCCGGTATGAATGCTTTGCAGAAAACAATACTGGAAACATACCTGACTTTCCATCAGCGAAAAGTGCGGATCGGTGCTGCCCAGACGATAACTTCGAAAGAAATTGACAGTCTTGCGACTTATGTCCCGGTTCAAAACTATGAAGATGTTTATTACGGCAGTATCAAGATTATTTCCGATGGTTCCAATCAGGGATTAACCGGCTATCAGTCTGAAAAATATTGCTGTAATCCGGATAATAACTACGGTGCTTTCAACTTCCCGGAATCGGACCCGCATCCGAAGGAGTTACCGGACGACTACAGAACGCTGGTTAAAAGGATTGTTTCCGAAAAAGAATGGCCGTTAATGATCCATGCCAACGGTGACGTTGCTGTTGCTTATGCGATTGAGGTTTACCGCGATGCCTTTAAGGATGCTTCCGATAAAAAGAAAGTCATTACCGACCGCATGCACCGTATTGAGCACTGCTCTATCCTTACGGACGACCAGATCAAAGACATGAAAGATTTGGGAATAGTTCCCAGCTTCCTGATCGGGCATGTCGGCTATTGGGGTTATGCTTTCCGTGAAGCCATTTTTGAAGATAAAGCCGAAAAACTGGATTTGTGTAAATCTGCCCTGAATGCCGGTTTAAGAATAACACTGCATACAGACCACAGTGTTAGTCCGCTTGGACCGCTGCGTTTAATGGAACAGTCCATTACCCGTATCATGGAAGGTTCACCGGCTTCCTATCCGGATAATGTGTTAAATCCGAAAGAGCGCTTAACCGTTGAAGAGGCGTTATTAGCCGTTACTTATGATGCCGCCTGGCAATGTCATGCCGATAAATGGGTGGGGTCATTACAGGAAGGTTATTTCGCCGATTTTGTGATCCTGGAAGAAGATCCGTTACTATTGAATATCGCTTATAAAAAGCTGCGCAACATTCCGGTACTGGAAACCTGGAAAGGCGGTACCAGTGTTTACAAAAAGACTAAAAAAGCCGCAATGGCCTTTTAG
- a CDS encoding nucleoside-diphosphate kinase: MATNRTFTMIKPDAVEKGHIGGIINMITEAGFRIVSMKLTQLTVADAQKFYAVHSERPFYGELVEFMSRGPIVAAILEKDNAVEAFRTLIGATNPAEAAEGTIRKKYATSIGENAVHGSDSDENAAIEGAFHFAGREQF; encoded by the coding sequence ATGGCAACGAATAGAACATTCACTATGATTAAGCCTGATGCTGTTGAAAAAGGACACATCGGAGGAATTATTAACATGATTACTGAAGCTGGTTTCAGAATCGTATCTATGAAATTAACGCAATTAACTGTAGCTGACGCTCAGAAATTTTACGCTGTTCACAGTGAAAGACCTTTCTACGGAGAATTAGTGGAGTTCATGTCAAGAGGACCAATCGTTGCTGCTATCTTAGAAAAAGATAACGCTGTTGAGGCTTTCAGAACTTTAATTGGTGCTACAAACCCAGCTGAAGCTGCTGAAGGAACTATCCGTAAAAAATATGCTACTTCTATTGGAGAAAATGCTGTTCACGGATCTGACAGTGATGAAAATGCTGCTATTGAAGGTGCTTTCCATTTTGCAGGAAGAGAGCAATTCTAA
- the bshC gene encoding bacillithiol biosynthesis cysteine-adding enzyme BshC, with protein MPTDCISYQESNYFSKLIVDYLDKKTETQSLYHRFPSLENFKLQLEEKGNNFNPAHRNTLAAVLKEQYRSVNTSEATRQHIALLKEVNTFTITTGHQLNLFTGPLYFLYKIVSTINLAKELKAAYPGYNFVPVYWMATEDHDFEEINYFNFKNKKIKWNKESHGPVGRLSTEGLENVFDVFSKELGIGDHAEYLRQLFKNAYLKQDNLADATRFLANELFREQGLVIIDADNASLKKLFVPYLKKELLEQYAFGKVTETAGLLKSYTVQVNPREINLFYIEDNLRERIVFENGKYIVNTTSRTFTESELLTELESHPEKFSPNVIMRPLYQEVILPNLCYIGGGGELAYWFELKSLFEASNVTFPILLLRNSALIATVKQAQKADNLQLSWSDLFTRQGELVTAKTKAFSEFTIDFTEQKNHLSQQFKNLMDMANRTDASFYGAVKAQETKQVKGLENLEKRLLKAEKRQHEEKLRRITDLQNELFPNQSLQERFANFSEFYLEFGPALNDALLKQLKPLEQEFSVLVL; from the coding sequence ATGCCTACTGACTGTATCAGCTATCAAGAATCCAATTATTTTTCGAAGTTAATTGTTGATTATTTAGATAAAAAAACAGAAACACAGTCCTTATACCATCGTTTTCCTTCTCTGGAAAATTTCAAATTACAGCTCGAAGAAAAAGGAAATAATTTCAATCCGGCCCACAGAAATACTTTAGCGGCCGTTCTTAAAGAACAATATCGTTCCGTGAATACTTCGGAAGCAACCCGGCAGCATATTGCTCTTTTAAAAGAAGTCAATACTTTTACGATAACAACAGGACATCAGTTAAATTTATTTACCGGTCCGCTGTATTTTCTTTATAAGATTGTTTCGACCATCAATTTAGCCAAAGAATTAAAAGCAGCCTATCCCGGTTATAATTTTGTACCGGTATATTGGATGGCTACCGAAGATCATGATTTTGAAGAGATCAATTATTTCAATTTCAAAAACAAAAAGATCAAATGGAATAAAGAAAGCCACGGTCCTGTAGGCCGTCTTTCGACGGAAGGACTGGAAAATGTTTTCGATGTTTTTTCGAAAGAACTGGGTATCGGGGATCATGCAGAATATTTACGCCAGCTATTCAAAAACGCTTATCTGAAACAGGATAACCTGGCAGATGCCACCCGTTTTTTAGCCAACGAATTGTTCCGGGAACAGGGATTGGTGATTATTGATGCCGATAACGCATCCTTAAAAAAACTGTTTGTCCCGTATCTCAAAAAGGAATTACTGGAACAATATGCTTTCGGGAAAGTAACCGAAACTGCCGGGTTACTCAAATCCTATACGGTTCAGGTAAATCCGCGCGAAATCAACCTATTCTATATAGAGGACAATTTAAGGGAACGTATTGTTTTTGAAAACGGGAAATATATCGTGAACACCACTTCCCGCACTTTTACGGAAAGCGAGCTGCTAACCGAGCTGGAAAGTCATCCCGAAAAATTCAGTCCTAATGTTATCATGCGACCGCTATACCAGGAGGTTATTTTACCCAACCTTTGCTATATTGGCGGAGGCGGTGAACTGGCATACTGGTTTGAGCTGAAATCCCTTTTTGAAGCGTCCAATGTTACTTTTCCGATCTTGTTATTACGGAATTCCGCTTTGATCGCAACGGTAAAACAAGCTCAGAAAGCCGACAATTTACAATTGAGCTGGTCTGATTTATTCACCAGACAAGGTGAATTGGTTACCGCTAAAACCAAAGCATTTTCGGAATTTACAATTGATTTTACCGAACAGAAAAATCACCTGTCGCAACAGTTTAAAAACCTGATGGACATGGCAAACAGAACAGATGCTTCCTTTTACGGTGCTGTAAAAGCACAGGAAACAAAGCAGGTAAAAGGATTGGAAAACCTGGAAAAACGCTTGTTAAAAGCCGAAAAACGCCAGCATGAAGAAAAGCTGCGCCGCATCACCGATTTACAGAACGAATTGTTTCCCAACCAGAGTTTACAGGAGCGTTTTGCTAACTTTTCGGAGTTTTATCTGGAATTTGGCCCGGCCTTAAACGACGCTTTACTAAAACAATTAAAACCACTGGAACAGGAATTTTCGGTTTTAGTTTTATAA